In Rutidosis leptorrhynchoides isolate AG116_Rl617_1_P2 chromosome 6, CSIRO_AGI_Rlap_v1, whole genome shotgun sequence, the DNA window CTTTTgacatacttatattatatctatattcaTATGAGTTCTACGTTCAACTTCAGATTATAATACAAAACCCGGCGGGAATACTCTATAATTATATCTTTGCTTCTAAGACTATTCCTAACCGTGACTGTGATGTCAAAGTCGAATTGTGGACTTTTTGGTGAAAAATGAATTTTTAACTGTGACTGTATTTGATCCCGTTAACCTAAAATGTTaagtttttgtgtcaaatatttgaaGGGTGATGTGGTAATTAAAATCTAATTGGAAATTGGatgagaaaaaaaataaataaataacaaaaataaaaatcGTGTAAAGATATGACTGGCATAAACAAACATAATTTGaaagtttatatttatttttgtgaaTTATATTCTCTTTAAGTTAATTAGCATGCATGGAGATGTATTATTTAACTTTGGGCTTATATATTTAGGGGTTACTCAAATTTATCATTCGTAAATCAACATATTTAAAAATGGTTTTTTAGGCAACTTACAACTTTATACTCATATAGCTTAGTTCTATGTAGAATCTAAATTCTTCCAAAAACTAATGTAGAAAATATAAAGAacacaaatatttatatatttattgtctgtatatatacaaaattatgtaataaaaagtattaaaaacATAGGAAATGCTAGTTTAAACACTTATGTTTTAATTATAAGAAATTATCGATGATGTGACATTTTTGTGTGTGTATAAATAAACGTACAAAGCGTTATTGCTTCTTCCTCACAACTCATCAATCAAAGCCAGGTTAGTTCTTTAGTTTCTTGTCATTCTAGCAACAGCAATTTAATTTGTCATTGCAAAAGGGTAGTTAATTAACATTACCTAGCTAGAGATTTGATATGTGGACGACGATGGTGACCGCATTGATGGTATTCATGTTGAGACAGTGTAACGGTCTCAATATGAATTACTACTTATTGAGTTGTCTTATGGCCGAATTCATTATCAAGAACTCGGTCAATTCTGCTTTGAGCGCAGATCCAACTCTCGCAGCAGGTCTTATTAGAATGCATTTTCATGATTGTTTCATTCAGGTACTTCATTTAATTTGTCCATTTTTTAACGAAAAACAACAATCAATTATGTATCACCTATAATGTACTCCCTTAAtcccatattaatagtttatagacAAAAACACACAATTTAAGAAAAAGTGACTCTCGCATGTATTTTTTCTTTATTTTACAATTTTACCTCTTACGTTTTACCCATCTTTTTGTCTTATATGCAAAAGTTAAGGGCATAAAAGAAATCTACcttattattcttatctatttatggaAATCAAGATGAGACGGAGGGCGTATATCTTAAATATTTTCTAAAATTTCCCCTTTATATGACATAATTCACGTGATAACTCGGTACATTTGAGTACTCTCTCAGGATAGGGTGAACAGGAAAAACTTATCTATTTACTAGTTTACCTAATATGGTCAAGTTAACTTAGACTTGTATTATTTTTCTTCCTTTCTTAAtgcatgatttttttttttttttttcatgtaggGGTGTGATGCATCTATTTTGCTTGATTCTACGACTGACAACACGGCTGAGAAGGACTCGCCTGCTAATTTGAGCTTAAGGGGTTACAAAGTCATTGACGACGCCAAGAAACTAGTAGAAAACATGTGCCCAGGCGTCGTTTCATGTGCTGATATTGTAGCAATGGCTGCTCGTGATGCTGTTTTCTTTGTAAGGATATGCATAAAGATGAACTTTATTGAATTATTGCATGTACGTTAGTTTTCTTTGTATGTATCGTCTCATCAAGATGTTGATCGTAATTGCGTAGGCTGGCGGTCCGGTTTATGATATACCAAAAGGAAGAAAAGATGGAACAAGATCAAAATTAGAAGATACAAGAAACTTGCCTTCACCAAATTTTAATAGTAGTGAACTCATTCAAATGTTTAAGCACCATGGTTTCACTACTCAAGAAATGGTTGCTCTTTCTGGTAAATTTTCTACATTCAAATAATTTTGATTAATTTGTTTATAGGGTTACTTAATCTATACAAACAAAAAGTCTTTATAACTTTTCAATAAATCAATTATTAAGGAGGTTCAAGATGCATATATGATACTAACAAAATTTGTACCACCTATTTGTTTCAAAAAGTTATTAATCATATCCCAACACTTTGAGCTAGCTACCAACGAACGTTTGCTTCAATGGTATCATGCCTCAGTGTGGAAGGGTCCGCAATTAGTTGCTAAACAACCTGGGTTCAATTCCTTGGGGCGGAAGGTTATCTCTCCAATTtcctgcgattagttgccaagcaacccaggtctcgcgattagttgccaagcaacccgggtaggagtttccttttagcgtgtgtgggtgcaaatgatgagggtcgttgaaataaatgatccgctgatCCAAATtcgtcgttcaaaaaaaaaaaaaaaaaaaaaaaaaaaaaactttgagctAGCTGTATCGAGATGCCTCTCTAACTATGATTATGGGTTCAAGTCCAAGGGTGAACAACGTGTATATATTCGTGAAAGAATTTTGCGTTGGGTATGTGAGTTGTGTTACTAAAAAAGTTATTAATTCAAGTGTTATTGCTCGTGTAGGTGGACATACATTAGGAGTGGCTCGATGTTCATCGTTCAAGAACCGTTTAAAAAGCTTTGATTCCACGAACAACGTGGACCCAAGCATTGACAAACAGTTTGTGAAAACACTAGCGAAAACATGTAATGCGGGCGATAACGCAGAACAACCGTTTGATTCGTCAAGAAACATGTTTGATAACGATTATTACAACGCTCTTCAAAAGCAGGCTGGAGTCCTATCATCCGACCAAACCTTGATGACCGATCCTAGCACTAGACTAATTGTCAATGCGTACGCCATGAACCAAGCCATGTTCTTTTTCGACTTCCAACGAGCCATGGTTAAGATGGGGTTACTTGATGTTAAAGAGACGGGAGAAGTTCGTCAGAACTGCCGCAAAATCAACTGATTAAAAGcaatgttgttttgagtaactgaaAAAAAATTGAACTATAGTTTCTCTTTTTATCTCTAGGTTTGTTGTATTGATAGTGGACTATTGGATGTGAACAAAATATTGTGGATTTGGTTATGTGGGAGTTATATGATACTAAATTAATATAATGTATATTGCCACTTCTGATTTTCAACTTTTTAATCTTTTAAATGTGGAAATGGGAATGATTTCTATGAGGAAGAAGAGTTAATACTTTAGATATGGATTTCTATTCAAATTGTTCAAGAAGAacgaatattatttttatcattttactcTGATACACATAATTTAACTGAGTCGTCCTGTAATTATTTGTCTAAAAGTTTCCTTGTACATCTCAAAAGTTAATCACTGTGTTATGATTTATTTCATTGCAAATTATTGTAGTGAATAATACTGAGTTGATAGTTCTAAAACATAGATGGCATGTACGCGTGGAGAGTTTTAACTAATGATACACAATCAGTTTTCAATATCCAATATTTAATAGtagtacggagtaatatatattatatattattttagttTATCCTTTTATTACGTCTCCGAATTCAATTATTGTATGAATTAAAGCTTGCACTTCTTTTTTCTTCATGATTTCAAGTTTTTAACTACCTCATTATTttaactattagtattagtattagtattagataTAACGAGCTTTCTTGTTGACTAAAGGATGACTATCCACCTTCAAATCGATCAATCCATCACAACTAAATTATAAATAAAGGGGTTATTTCATAAATTACCCTGTTTTAAACCATCAAAGTTTGGGAAAATTCATTTCCTAACCTTTGACATATTTTcctagaaaaaaaaattaaaaaaaaaaaataaatgataTGTATGTATTTCTGTATGTGATATTTTCAAacttattttatcactaaaactattgTATAAAACACAAACAATATTGAAAATTTCTATATGATACCATTTCTCAAAGTACATCCACAAAGTAAGCAGACTTCTATGTATAACTAGTATACAAAATATTGACATGCTTTATACCAATTGATATATATCATACACCTGCTTATGCATACCAAGACCTAGCATTTCGCGCGGTCTTGTCGATTTGGGTTCATTGAGAAGTCTGTGTTGCACGGTTCTCTTGCCGTGGGGATTCAACATAAGTTCGATCTTGGTCTCTTACATCTCTAAACATAGAAAGAAACGAATTGAGACCTTCTGAAGACGCACCTCCCAGGATCCATAGCAACATGGAACTGAACGAATTCACTGAACCAGGGTTCGCACCGCTTTCTGACTGGTGATTATgtacgttgttgttgttgttgttgttgtcattcTCTGGTTGTGCATGGGTTTCTGTGTTTTCTTGTAACCCGTTTGTTTGAATGGGTGTTAGAGTCGGTTGACCAACTCTTGGTCCAGGTCCAGGTCCATTGGTCAAATTTGTTGTATTAACAAGGGGGGTGGTCATGGTCCTCAAGGGGTTTAATCTGGTGATATGCAGAGTTGAGGCTAGGATGGTGGATGAGGTGATATGATAGTCTGGTTGTTGCTGAAATTGTGCGCGTCGGGTTTGCATAAATCTTTGTAGAGCAGGAACCTGTAAATATTAAAATTTGGAAAATTAATTAAATTGACTTAATAAACCACTTATTATAGGGGACGACATTTTAAAAGGTTCACCTCAAACCGGTTCCAAAAGTACAGGATTAGGTGTTGCATGAATGCAGCTGTTGTTGATAGTGCCAGATATGAAAATCCTGAAAATTTTATTTAATCATGTTGTTAgatttaatattagtgataaaataAAAACTGAAGAGCAAAAAAAAAAGAGAATGGACCATGGGGGTAAGAAAAGAAATAGATATGGAACACCAGAAAGTATAGCAAAAAGAAGCGGGGAAAGAACTTCATCGATATCGGTGTACGAACGCTGCAAGCAAATAAAAAACAAACCAAGGATTATGAGTTTATTAACATAAAAGTGGACAGCCTTAGTTCTATATGAATAAAAAGATAAACCTGATAAGAGTAAAGAGTTCACAAAGCCAGACAAGAATCAACACCATGAAAGCTAGAAGTTGGTCGTCATAAAACTCAAAAAGGAAAAACAAGATGCCTATCATTATCTGAAGAAACAAAATCCAAACTTATTCATGTTAGATCTATAAGAAATAAGTTTAtagagttataaaaatagaaataaattgTAATAGATACTTACTGGTACAAAGACAAGAGATTCGATGACATGTACAAAAATCAACTGAAAAGTCGGGAGATGATGCCGAGCATGGTGTTGGAGCTGCACTATAAACAGATAAGAATATAAACGAGTTATACTGGGAGGCAACAGCAGGACAAGAGGTATATTAAATAAGGGCTGCTCCTCTTGTtttctttaatattttttttttaatttgtttcaTTTGTGTAATATAAGATAGCGAAACAAACCTGTGAACTTGAGCATCCGAGTCTGTGTCTCCCTCAGTGTAAATGAAACCGACATTGTTGTGGTGAAGAAAACAAAGAGAGACATCATAAGCACACCACATTTGGTAGCAAAATAGTCTGCAAGATATATGGTTCGATACCTTCAACTGGGAGATTTGGAAATACAATAAAACAAAGAATGCACAGAATGTACCATTCAAACAATAAACTCCATAAAGCCTACATCTTTTGAATAATGAGATATATACTTCTAGAAACTACAtaagattaagattattaataaATGCAAGTAGATAAATGTCAAAAGTAGTCAAACCTCCAAATCTTGCAGATCCTTCAGGTTGTTCATGGGAATATGTAAGATTGTAGAATTCTTTTGTCTGGTAATTATATAGATAACCTGCATCAGATTTACATTCACAAACATACAAGGGAATGGTGAAAAACTTGCTTTCGCGGTTCTACCTAATGCAAGTAAAATTTATAACCACGCCAGAAAAGTTATACCTTGACCCGGAGAGTTTAGTAAACTGTTCATCAAGATCGTATCATATCCTACAAGCCTGTTGATCAGAAGTTGCTGCCACCTAGAAAAAAAAGGACAAGCAAATCACAATTTATAAATTTACTGTTGATAATTGATAATACACGTGTCTTAGTAGAATAACCAACCAGACTTCTCATTTAACGTCCTTATTAATATGAAAAAATTTAAACTACTTTTAACAG includes these proteins:
- the LOC139851635 gene encoding membralin-like protein At1g60995 isoform X1, which encodes MDPEQTFIRVQERFSHVLTPRIRASLEYIYLFIAITLFCILVVMHANYVQQPGCSSELTGVATTESQLIQIKITSAGLWSQNEPQYDANNVIEQETIANDQKVVDQSVDGSTFLDAQFWSNWVSSSGRSGKSALKFWKYNNEHLESQPETSTNSDNAEDTFRKNKKDESRIRFPMSAKESLKAAMLHIIQRWHGRFSFIWKHSTRILGSLWDIAGIHLNIDINKYLRVLHLDKINSLAVQWLETRSNAFEPTYLYTMEKGYFLLPERARSQHNIRTVNISISARDSCFGNRWQQLLINRLVGYDTILMNSLLNSPGQGYLYNYQTKEFYNLTYSHEQPEGSARFGDYFATKCGVLMMSLFVFFTTTMSVSFTLRETQTRMLKFTVQLQHHARHHLPTFQLIFVHVIESLVFVPIMIGILFFLFEFYDDQLLAFMVLILVWLCELFTLISVRTPISMKFFPRFFLLYFLVFHIYFFSYPHGFSYLALSTTAAFMQHLILYFWNRFEVPALQRFMQTRRAQFQQQPDYHITSSTILASTLHITRLNPLRTMTTPLVNTTNLTNGPGPGPRVGQPTLTPIQTNGLQENTETHAQPENDNNNNNNNVHNHQSESGANPGSVNSFSSMLLWILGGASSEGLNSFLSMFRDVRDQDRTYVESPRQENRATQTSQ
- the LOC139851635 gene encoding membralin-like protein At1g60995 isoform X2, yielding MDPEQTFIRVQERFSHVLTPRIRASLEYIYLFIAITLFCILVVMHANYVQQPGCSSELTGVATTESQLIQIKITSAGLWSQNEPQYDANNVIEQETIANDQKVVDQSVDGSTFLDAQFWSNWVSSSGRSGKSALKFWKYNNEHLESQPETSTNSDNAEDTFRKNKKDESRIRFPMSAKESLKAAMLHIIQRWHGRFSFIWKHSTRILGSLWDIAGIHLNIDINKYLRVLHLDKINSLWLETRSNAFEPTYLYTMEKGYFLLPERARSQHNIRTVNISISARDSCFGNRWQQLLINRLVGYDTILMNSLLNSPGQGYLYNYQTKEFYNLTYSHEQPEGSARFGDYFATKCGVLMMSLFVFFTTTMSVSFTLRETQTRMLKFTVQLQHHARHHLPTFQLIFVHVIESLVFVPIMIGILFFLFEFYDDQLLAFMVLILVWLCELFTLISVRTPISMKFFPRFFLLYFLVFHIYFFSYPHGFSYLALSTTAAFMQHLILYFWNRFEVPALQRFMQTRRAQFQQQPDYHITSSTILASTLHITRLNPLRTMTTPLVNTTNLTNGPGPGPRVGQPTLTPIQTNGLQENTETHAQPENDNNNNNNNVHNHQSESGANPGSVNSFSSMLLWILGGASSEGLNSFLSMFRDVRDQDRTYVESPRQENRATQTSQ
- the LOC139855451 gene encoding peroxidase 47-like, coding for MVFMLRQCNGLNMNYYLLSCLMAEFIIKNSVNSALSADPTLAAGLIRMHFHDCFIQGCDASILLDSTTDNTAEKDSPANLSLRGYKVIDDAKKLVENMCPGVVSCADIVAMAARDAVFFAGGPVYDIPKGRKDGTRSKLEDTRNLPSPNFNSSELIQMFKHHGFTTQEMVALSGGHTLGVARCSSFKNRLKSFDSTNNVDPSIDKQFVKTLAKTCNAGDNAEQPFDSSRNMFDNDYYNALQKQAGVLSSDQTLMTDPSTRLIVNAYAMNQAMFFFDFQRAMVKMGLLDVKETGEVRQNCRKIN